A window of Microcystis aeruginosa FD4 contains these coding sequences:
- a CDS encoding DUF6888 family protein has product MPTSAQAIQAVILCQWLSNGYQPINIFRYDTKLKTIYIQGGVNDEIALVIYSDGNWRFFS; this is encoded by the coding sequence TTGCCAACCTCAGCACAAGCGATTCAAGCAGTTATTCTTTGTCAGTGGTTATCTAATGGTTATCAACCTATCAACATTTTTCGCTATGATACCAAATTAAAAACGATTTATATTCAAGGGGGTGTCAATGATGAAATAGCATTGGTAATCTATTCTGATGGAAACTGGAGGTTTTTCTCATGA
- a CDS encoding DUF6887 family protein, translating into MTDLTQMTVTELKHYLSENRNNDDKFSEALAELLKRDPNPVIYSKDMPLEEQKRIFMEKITKH; encoded by the coding sequence ATGACTGATTTAACTCAAATGACAGTAACAGAATTAAAACACTATTTATCAGAAAATCGCAATAATGATGATAAATTTAGTGAAGCACTAGCAGAATTATTAAAGCGCGATCCAAATCCTGTAATTTATTCTAAAGATATGCCTTTAGAAGAACAAAAACGAATTTTCATGGAAAAAATTACAAAACATTAG
- a CDS encoding antitoxin family protein codes for MLNSIEALFDGQVFHPDQPVALKANTRVRIIIENLSSEENELTSFLDTAESLNLDGPSDWSANIDH; via the coding sequence ATGCTTAACTCGATTGAAGCTTTATTTGACGGTCAAGTATTTCATCCAGATCAACCCGTCGCCTTAAAAGCAAATACCCGTGTCCGCATCATTATCGAAAATTTATCATCAGAAGAAAACGAATTAACCTCTTTTTTAGATACAGCAGAATCGTTGAATTTAGACGGACCTTCTGACTGGTCTGCGAATATAGATCATTAG
- a CDS encoding IS630 family transposase, with translation MSYSLDLRKKVIDYVENGGSITKAAALFNIGRATIYRWLGREKLEATKVKHRQRKLDWKALSKDVQENPEARLRDRAEKFGVRPSAICYALKKMKITRKKKELRYRERNREERMKYYRVLRELIKMSGSKSLVFIDESGFEEFQACFYAWAKKGKKVLGDRQGKRGKRENLVAGRRKGKKDFIAPMVFTRSLNAEGFEGWLSLYLLPSLAITSVLIMDNAPIHRKTVIRQLVEEAGHQVVFLPKYSPDLNDIEHDFSALKRARMYAPVGTPLDEIIRTYCVA, from the coding sequence ATGTCTTATAGCCTAGACTTGAGAAAAAAAGTAATTGATTATGTAGAGAATGGGGGAAGCATAACCAAAGCCGCCGCTCTATTTAATATAGGAAGAGCCACAATATATAGATGGCTAGGTAGGGAAAAACTGGAAGCGACAAAGGTAAAACACCGTCAAAGAAAGCTAGACTGGAAAGCATTGTCAAAAGATGTCCAAGAAAATCCCGAGGCAAGATTAAGAGACAGAGCCGAGAAGTTTGGAGTGAGACCAAGTGCCATTTGCTATGCCTTAAAAAAAATGAAAATTACCAGAAAAAAGAAGGAACTTCGTTATAGAGAAAGAAACCGAGAAGAAAGAATGAAATACTACAGAGTGCTGAGAGAATTGATTAAAATGTCTGGAAGTAAAAGCCTTGTATTTATTGATGAGTCAGGGTTTGAAGAATTTCAAGCCTGTTTTTATGCTTGGGCAAAAAAAGGGAAGAAAGTCTTGGGAGATAGACAAGGAAAACGAGGAAAAAGAGAGAACCTTGTGGCCGGGAGAAGAAAGGGAAAAAAAGACTTTATTGCCCCGATGGTATTTACAAGAAGCCTGAATGCCGAAGGTTTTGAAGGGTGGTTATCTTTATATTTATTGCCCTCTCTAGCCATAACATCAGTATTAATTATGGATAATGCACCAATTCATCGGAAGACAGTGATTAGACAACTGGTAGAGGAAGCAGGTCATCAGGTAGTGTTTTTGCCAAAATACTCTCCTGATTTAAATGATATCGAACATGATTTTAGTGCATTAAAGAGAGCCAGAATGTATGCTCCTGTGGGGACACCCCTTGATGAAATTATTCGTACTTATTGTGTTGCCTAG